A stretch of the Bordetella genomosp. 8 genome encodes the following:
- a CDS encoding DSD1 family PLP-dependent enzyme, whose product MTLTNTDAGNTRLLRDQETPSLVLDERLMTANIRRMRERAHALGVQLRPHLKTPKSIDVARRIMDTPEGPATVSTLQEAEQFAQAGVRDILYAVGIAPNKLDRVVALRRQGVDLTIVVDSVEGAQAVARKSRDSGMRIPCLIELDTDGHRAGVAPDQTDRLLAIGRALHEEGAELRGVMTHAGESYNCTSTQAIEAMAEQERGGAVACAQALRDAGLPCPVVSVGSTPTALFSRDLSGVTELRAGVFVFFDLFMAGLGVCSQDDIALSVLTTVIGHQEDKGWILVDAGWMAMSRDRGTARQKVDQYYGVVCDIAGKPYPDLVMRETNQEQGILALRPGSTATLPDLPLGAMVRVLPNHACATGAQHDSYHVIQDDSGRVAAHWPRFRGW is encoded by the coding sequence ATGACCCTGACGAACACCGACGCGGGCAACACCCGCCTGCTACGGGACCAGGAAACGCCCAGCCTGGTGCTGGACGAGCGTCTCATGACCGCGAACATACGGCGCATGCGCGAACGTGCGCATGCGCTGGGCGTGCAACTGCGCCCGCATCTGAAAACGCCGAAATCGATCGATGTCGCGCGCCGCATCATGGATACGCCGGAAGGCCCGGCCACCGTATCCACCCTGCAGGAAGCGGAGCAATTCGCGCAGGCCGGCGTGCGCGACATCCTGTATGCGGTGGGCATCGCGCCCAACAAGCTGGACCGTGTCGTGGCGCTGCGCCGGCAAGGCGTGGACCTGACCATCGTGGTCGACAGCGTCGAAGGCGCGCAGGCCGTGGCGCGGAAATCGCGGGACAGCGGCATGCGCATCCCCTGCCTGATCGAACTCGATACCGACGGCCATCGGGCGGGCGTGGCGCCGGACCAGACCGATCGCCTGCTGGCGATCGGCCGCGCCTTGCATGAAGAAGGCGCGGAGCTGCGCGGGGTGATGACGCATGCCGGCGAATCCTACAACTGCACGAGCACGCAAGCCATCGAAGCGATGGCCGAACAGGAACGTGGTGGCGCCGTGGCATGCGCGCAGGCCTTGCGCGATGCCGGCCTGCCTTGCCCGGTGGTCAGCGTGGGATCCACGCCCACGGCACTGTTCAGCCGCGACCTGAGCGGCGTGACGGAACTGCGCGCCGGCGTGTTCGTTTTCTTCGATCTGTTCATGGCCGGGCTGGGCGTATGCAGCCAGGACGACATCGCGTTGAGCGTCCTGACCACCGTCATCGGCCATCAGGAAGACAAGGGCTGGATACTCGTCGACGCCGGCTGGATGGCGATGTCGCGCGACCGCGGTACGGCCAGGCAGAAGGTGGACCAATACTACGGCGTGGTCTGCGATATCGCCGGCAAGCCTTATCCGGACCTGGTGATGCGCGAAACCAACCAGGAGCAGGGCATACTCGCCTTGCGCCCGGGCAGTACCGCCACCCTGCCCGACCTGCCGCTGGGCGCCATGGTGCGCGTGCTGCCGAACCATGCCTGCGCGACAGGCGCGCAGCATGACAGCTACCACGTCATCCAGGACGACTCGGGCCGGGTGGCCGCCCACTGGCCGCGCTTCCGCGGCTGGTAG
- a CDS encoding M81 family metallopeptidase produces the protein MPLRIALLGFAIESNRYAPVSTREDFVSRAYLAGDELLRDARSPAPRMTPEIPAFVRRMDAAGDWTPVPILFANAESGGPVEHGFFADTLAQFETRLRAALPVDAVYICEHGAAITTEEDDPDGLVFETVRRIVGPAIPIVATVDLHANVSDRMVDQVDTLISYRRNPHIDMAERGAEAADVLRELVAGLRVQVAHVRMPVCAPPTQLLTAPGTGPYADMIQKAEALDDDRIVNISAVGGFAYGDTPKNGMTVLVTTRGDADLARRLALDLVTPAWRDRAAFFPRLTSLEDAVALSVSAGKDVALDAVLLADVADNPGGGARGNTPYLLQALIQADAQGVIAGVITDPELAADAHAAGVGKALRARFNRSETTKYSDPFEADATVVALRDGKGVGRRGQLAGCSYDLGPSALIAVGGVRIVVITHRHQCHEPTFFEMFGLDIGAARTVVVKSRGHFRAAFDEFFPPERIYSVDAPGLTSPILSRFDFRRLPRPVVPLDPDTEWTPAVRMRPAMET, from the coding sequence ATGCCGCTACGCATCGCCCTGCTGGGCTTCGCCATCGAGTCGAACCGATACGCGCCGGTGTCCACGCGCGAGGACTTCGTGTCGCGCGCCTACCTGGCCGGCGATGAGCTGCTGCGCGACGCGCGCAGCCCCGCGCCGCGCATGACGCCGGAAATCCCCGCCTTCGTGCGGCGCATGGATGCGGCGGGCGACTGGACGCCGGTACCCATCCTGTTCGCCAACGCCGAATCGGGCGGTCCGGTGGAGCACGGCTTTTTCGCCGACACCCTGGCGCAGTTCGAAACCAGGCTGCGCGCCGCCCTGCCCGTGGACGCCGTGTACATCTGCGAGCATGGCGCGGCCATCACGACGGAAGAAGACGATCCCGACGGCCTGGTCTTCGAAACGGTGCGCCGCATCGTCGGCCCCGCCATTCCCATCGTCGCGACGGTCGACCTGCATGCCAATGTCTCCGACCGCATGGTCGATCAGGTCGACACCCTGATTTCCTATCGCCGCAATCCGCACATCGATATGGCCGAACGCGGCGCCGAGGCCGCCGACGTGCTGCGCGAGCTGGTAGCCGGCCTGCGCGTCCAGGTGGCGCATGTACGCATGCCCGTGTGCGCACCGCCCACGCAGCTGCTGACCGCGCCCGGCACGGGACCTTACGCCGACATGATCCAGAAAGCCGAAGCGCTGGACGACGACCGCATCGTCAACATTTCCGCGGTGGGTGGTTTCGCCTATGGCGATACGCCGAAGAACGGAATGACGGTGCTGGTCACGACGCGCGGCGATGCCGACCTGGCGCGCCGTCTCGCGCTCGATCTCGTCACGCCGGCATGGCGCGACCGCGCGGCTTTCTTTCCCCGGTTGACGTCGCTGGAAGACGCGGTTGCATTGTCGGTCTCCGCGGGCAAGGACGTCGCGCTCGATGCGGTCCTGCTGGCCGACGTGGCCGACAACCCGGGCGGCGGCGCGCGCGGCAACACGCCGTATCTGTTGCAGGCCTTGATCCAGGCCGACGCGCAGGGCGTGATCGCCGGCGTCATCACCGACCCCGAACTGGCCGCGGATGCCCACGCGGCGGGCGTCGGCAAGGCCTTGCGCGCGCGCTTCAATCGCAGCGAGACCACGAAATATTCCGATCCCTTCGAGGCCGACGCGACCGTCGTCGCGCTGCGTGACGGCAAGGGCGTGGGAAGGCGCGGACAACTGGCCGGATGCAGCTACGACCTGGGACCGTCGGCGCTGATCGCGGTGGGAGGCGTGCGTATCGTCGTCATCACCCACCGCCATCAATGCCACGAGCCCACCTTCTTCGAGATGTTCGGGCTGGACATCGGCGCGGCGCGCACCGTTGTGGTCAAATCGCGCGGCCACTTCCGTGCCGCCTTCGATGAATTCTTTCCGCCCGAGCGCATCTACAGCGTGGATGCGCCGGGCCTGACCTCCCCCATACTGTCGCGCTTCGACTTCCGCCGCCTGCCGCGGCCGGTCGTGCCGCTGGACCCTGATACCGAATGGACGCCCGCGGTGCGGATGCGCCCTGCCATGGAGACATGA
- a CDS encoding Bug family tripartite tricarboxylate transporter substrate binding protein: MRRTLAHALSALLASGALASAAHAADTDWPKRPVTVIVASAAGGSADVLSRIVLKHVAEDTGANFVIENRPGAAGNIGMSQVKRAAPDGYTLGYGNINTLAVNPALFNKLPYDAARDFAPVGQMFAVYNLLVVRGDSPIHSVDDLIAQARREPGKLSYGAAGIGSSGQMAGELFKQMAGVDVMFIPYNGDPASLSDLAGGRLDYTFTNASVAYPLVRSGKLRALAITSKQRVPLFPDMPTLDELGLKGYENVSWGGLVFPTGTPQPIIDRLSQSLQKVLVSDTLKQDLANASASPGTPGTPADFARFIAAEQRKWGDLITAAHIEKQD, encoded by the coding sequence ATGCGACGTACCCTTGCCCATGCCCTATCCGCGCTGCTCGCCAGCGGCGCACTGGCTTCCGCGGCCCATGCCGCCGATACCGATTGGCCGAAGCGGCCGGTGACGGTGATCGTCGCGTCGGCGGCGGGCGGATCGGCCGACGTGCTCAGCCGCATCGTGCTGAAGCACGTGGCCGAGGATACCGGCGCCAACTTCGTGATCGAGAACCGGCCGGGCGCCGCGGGAAACATCGGCATGAGCCAGGTCAAGCGCGCCGCGCCCGACGGTTACACGCTGGGCTACGGGAACATCAATACGCTGGCGGTCAACCCCGCGCTGTTCAACAAGCTGCCCTACGACGCCGCCAGGGATTTCGCGCCGGTGGGCCAGATGTTCGCCGTCTATAACCTGCTGGTGGTGCGCGGCGATTCACCCATCCACAGCGTGGACGACCTGATCGCGCAGGCCAGACGCGAGCCCGGCAAGCTTTCCTATGGCGCGGCCGGCATCGGCAGCAGCGGCCAGATGGCGGGCGAACTGTTCAAGCAGATGGCCGGCGTCGACGTGATGTTCATCCCTTACAACGGCGACCCCGCTTCGCTGTCCGACCTGGCCGGCGGCCGCCTGGACTACACTTTTACGAACGCCTCCGTGGCCTACCCGCTGGTAAGAAGCGGCAAGCTGCGCGCGCTGGCGATCACCAGCAAACAGCGCGTGCCGCTGTTTCCCGACATGCCGACGCTGGACGAGCTGGGCCTGAAGGGCTATGAGAACGTGTCATGGGGCGGGCTGGTGTTTCCCACCGGCACGCCGCAACCCATCATCGATCGCCTGTCGCAGTCGCTGCAGAAGGTATTGGTCAGCGATACGCTGAAGCAGGACCTGGCCAATGCCAGCGCGTCGCCCGGCACGCCGGGGACGCCGGCGGACTTCGCCCGCTTCATCGCCGCGGAGCAGCGCAAATGGGGCGACCTGATCACCGCCGCCCATATCGAAAAACAGGACTGA
- a CDS encoding LysR family transcriptional regulator — MLSSEDLQFFLTVAAARSLAEAARTLNVTPPAVTQRLAGLEKRLGARLIERTGRHTALTDEGDLLVARGRRICAELGLLADDLGSRRRVIAGHLRVLAPLGFGRRYVAPAVARVRRDYPEVTATLTCSDRPGRFAEDSWDVMVHIGELRDSSLIMQRIASNRRILCAAPSYLRRHPAPVRPQDLRAHECIALRENDEDVTLWRFAGPRGDIANVRIAPVLASTEGAVVHDWAVAGMGIMVRSEWDVAADLGAGRLVALLPEWRLPDADVIALLPSREARSARTSHFLECLRAEVQAHPWSPPG; from the coding sequence GTGCTCTCCAGCGAGGATCTGCAGTTCTTCCTGACGGTGGCGGCCGCCCGCTCGCTGGCGGAGGCGGCGCGCACGCTCAACGTGACGCCGCCCGCCGTCACCCAGCGGTTGGCCGGCCTGGAAAAGCGGCTGGGCGCGCGCCTGATCGAGCGTACCGGCCGGCACACGGCGCTGACCGACGAGGGCGACCTCCTGGTGGCGCGCGGACGCCGCATCTGCGCCGAACTCGGGCTGCTGGCCGACGACCTGGGCAGCCGCCGGCGCGTCATCGCCGGGCATCTGCGCGTGCTGGCGCCGCTGGGCTTCGGCCGTCGCTACGTCGCCCCGGCGGTCGCGCGCGTGCGCCGGGACTATCCGGAGGTCACCGCCACGCTGACCTGTTCGGACCGGCCCGGCCGGTTTGCCGAGGACAGCTGGGACGTCATGGTGCACATCGGCGAGCTTCGCGATTCCAGCCTGATCATGCAACGCATCGCTTCCAACCGGCGCATCCTGTGCGCCGCGCCTTCCTACCTGCGCCGCCACCCCGCGCCCGTGCGGCCGCAGGACCTGCGGGCCCACGAATGCATCGCGCTGCGGGAGAACGACGAGGACGTCACCCTGTGGCGTTTCGCCGGCCCGCGCGGGGACATCGCCAACGTGCGGATCGCGCCGGTCCTCGCCAGTACCGAAGGCGCCGTGGTGCACGACTGGGCGGTGGCCGGCATGGGGATCATGGTCCGCTCGGAATGGGACGTCGCCGCCGACCTGGGCGCCGGCCGGCTGGTCGCGCTGTTGCCCGAATGGCGCCTGCCGGATGCCGACGTCATCGCGCTCCTGCCTTCGCGCGAGGCGCGCTCGGCGCGCACCTCGCATTTCCTGGAATGCCTGCGGGCCGAGGTTCAGGCGCATCCCTGGAGCCCGCCTGGCTGA
- a CDS encoding PhoX family protein, with amino-acid sequence MSRSTDEAKARGLSKASAPAGSRPPNTVPATPATPRPGQALDDVLALSPARRVWLKTGLGAAALSIFGVPALAAGPGDANGTGNPAGSPSAGGKAAPDGLDPARDYAVRFQAVARSTADRVIVPPGYEVQVLFSAGDAVEAGSTSWTEGEFATWEQAGKRAGGEHDGMHYFALPGVDPRKGGLLAINHEQVDMRVSFAQESFANGTFDEKKATADQKRVALSAVGVSVIEVELVDQAWRVKRDSPYNRRYTGNSTYAVGGPARERVGATVTGTLNNCSSGATPWGTYLTCEETTFNYFDTSQPRQGYGWVVELDPQGKILRQGIKRTAMGRFNHENVAWLADGAGRVAFYMGDDSTPGCIYKFVPDRPFDAADRAANLGLLDSGTLYVARFDSSGQGRWLPLRHGAAGLTAADGYQSQADVLVECQQAAVSAGGTVMDRPEWITVGPRKDIYVTLTNYTGRGGKAPVNDANPRAENHHGHILRWNEAGDSPLAVTFTWDIFLLAGDPEQAAAQGKPNLAGNIKGDAFSSPDGLRQDPAGRLWVQTDMNLGAVATPKVFGNNGMYCVDPATGESKRFLVGPVGCELTGIAYTPDLTTFFVNIQHPTQGWPEAGRTPRSSTLAIRRTDGAPVGT; translated from the coding sequence ATGTCCCGTTCCACCGACGAAGCCAAGGCCCGCGGCCTGTCCAAGGCGTCGGCGCCGGCAGGTAGCCGGCCGCCGAATACCGTGCCAGCCACGCCAGCCACCCCACGGCCCGGCCAGGCGCTGGACGACGTCCTTGCCCTGAGTCCGGCGCGCCGCGTGTGGTTGAAAACCGGCCTGGGCGCGGCGGCGCTCTCGATATTCGGCGTGCCGGCCCTGGCCGCGGGCCCGGGCGACGCCAATGGGACGGGGAATCCGGCGGGATCGCCATCCGCCGGCGGCAAGGCGGCGCCCGATGGGCTGGATCCCGCCCGTGACTACGCGGTCCGTTTCCAGGCGGTGGCCCGCTCGACGGCTGACCGGGTCATCGTGCCGCCGGGCTACGAGGTACAGGTACTGTTCTCGGCTGGCGATGCGGTGGAAGCGGGCTCCACGTCCTGGACCGAAGGCGAGTTCGCCACGTGGGAGCAGGCCGGCAAGCGCGCCGGTGGCGAACACGACGGCATGCATTACTTCGCCTTGCCCGGCGTCGATCCGCGCAAGGGCGGCCTGCTGGCGATCAACCACGAACAGGTCGACATGCGCGTGTCCTTCGCGCAGGAAAGCTTTGCCAACGGCACTTTCGACGAAAAGAAGGCGACCGCCGACCAGAAGCGCGTGGCCCTGTCCGCGGTGGGCGTGTCCGTCATCGAGGTCGAACTCGTGGACCAGGCATGGCGCGTCAAGCGCGATTCCCCCTACAACCGCCGCTACACCGGGAACAGCACCTATGCCGTGGGCGGACCGGCGCGCGAACGCGTCGGGGCCACCGTAACCGGCACGCTGAACAACTGCTCCAGCGGCGCAACGCCCTGGGGCACCTACCTGACCTGTGAAGAAACCACCTTCAACTATTTCGATACCAGCCAGCCCCGGCAGGGTTATGGCTGGGTCGTGGAACTCGACCCGCAGGGCAAGATCCTGCGGCAGGGCATCAAGCGCACGGCCATGGGCCGCTTCAATCACGAAAACGTCGCCTGGCTGGCCGATGGCGCGGGACGGGTGGCGTTCTACATGGGCGACGACAGCACGCCCGGCTGCATCTACAAGTTCGTGCCGGACCGTCCCTTCGATGCCGCCGACCGTGCCGCCAACCTGGGACTGCTGGATTCAGGCACCCTGTACGTCGCGCGGTTCGATTCCTCCGGCCAGGGCAGATGGCTTCCCTTGCGGCATGGCGCCGCCGGGTTGACCGCCGCCGACGGCTACCAGTCGCAGGCCGACGTGCTGGTCGAATGCCAGCAGGCCGCCGTGTCGGCCGGCGGCACGGTGATGGACCGGCCGGAATGGATCACCGTCGGGCCGCGCAAGGACATCTACGTGACCCTGACCAACTACACCGGGCGGGGCGGCAAGGCGCCGGTGAACGACGCCAATCCGCGCGCGGAGAACCACCATGGCCACATCCTCCGCTGGAACGAAGCAGGCGATTCCCCGCTGGCGGTCACCTTCACCTGGGACATCTTTCTCCTGGCGGGCGATCCGGAGCAGGCGGCCGCGCAGGGCAAGCCGAATCTCGCTGGCAATATCAAGGGCGATGCCTTCAGCAGCCCGGACGGCCTGCGCCAGGACCCGGCGGGGCGCCTGTGGGTGCAGACCGATATGAACCTGGGCGCGGTTGCCACGCCGAAGGTATTCGGCAATAACGGCATGTATTGCGTCGATCCCGCCACGGGCGAATCGAAGCGCTTCCTGGTCGGGCCGGTGGGCTGCGAGCTGACCGGCATCGCGTACACGCCGGACCTGACCACTTTCTTCGTGAACATCCAGCATCCCACGCAGGGCTGGCCGGAGGCCGGCCGCACGCCGCGTTCGTCGACCCTGGCGATCCGGCGCACGGATGGCGCGCCCGTGGGCACATAG